In Drosophila subpulchrella strain 33 F10 #4 breed RU33 chromosome 3R, RU_Dsub_v1.1 Primary Assembly, whole genome shotgun sequence, the following are encoded in one genomic region:
- the LOC119563169 gene encoding protein Skeletor, isoforms B/C isoform X1: MWRKASRLVRETTSWKTRRQGQAEAPAAPAAATMAAPTKSSTRTRTPTARGLTIVTWSQLAVVAAVAALLQCRVCQAAGRAPPEPYYGRYIGDFTNFAHGIKGQIYAVDESTLFVKSFAYDGTGPDAFFWVGKTQRPSPEGYIIPYPEEYTGMDPPILQAHNRTDIILRLPMGKRIKDIRWLSVWCRRFTVDFGEVFIPSNLDVPKPRVLPEFKRLAHGLRSSNISVLDAKTFYIPNLHYDGAGPDAYFWVGNGSEPNIMGIKVPNESGSLEPLRGYQGEDIEIQLPGSLTVYDIDWLAVWCVEYRHNFGHVYIPRDLDVPPALGQTKITPSWWYSPTTTTPRPVYSNCREILPNKLQVKWELQGEYLQIELFGRINEDQYMAFGLSGANGRPQMSQSDVVVAFYDTVARVFRAEDYFISDLSQCDGQRGACPDERIGGRNDVVVLSGDRKNGVTSIRYKRLLQPNEAIYDAPIPIDREVSVIAAIGPLNARKEANAHSHTASDHNQDDIRINFSARNDHACKSSLYDVKDESGPKPWPTRKIEGVRKFRASIGPTGGKRGYTAITKVPSWGIAWYVNDLLIPEITVERGQTYEFIIEGGNDSGQPARYHPFYITDSPEGGLGQKVGLEARKQKAYAGVEYDDDGNAVPTGAGRYCEWEHQTIDRSAEIETFEEYMKTLVFKCEDGEPGYLNWTVPMNAPDELYYQCFTHNNLGWKINVVDMGASRGSIASSHQLILYGISTVFSLVATSLLFSGHVLA; encoded by the exons CCGCCGGACGAGCCCCACCGGAACCCTACTACGGCCGCTATATCGGGGACTTTACCAACTTTGCCCATGGCATCAAG GGTCAAATCTACGCGGTGGACGAGTCGACGCTGTTCGTGAAGTCCTTTGCGTACGACGGCACAGGACCAGACGCCTTCTTCTGGGTGGGCAAGACGCAGCGGCCCAGTCCCGAGGGCTATATCATTCCCTATCCGGAGGAGTACACGGGCAT GGATCCCCCCATTTTGCAGGCGCACAACCGAACGGACATCATACTGCGCTTACCCATGGGCAAAAGGATTAAGGACATTCGATGGCTGTCAGTGTGGTGCAGACGCTTCACG GTTGATTTTGGAGAGGTGTTTATACCATCCAATCTGGATGTGCCCAAGCCGCGGGTTCTGCCCGAATTCAAGCGATTGGCCCACGGCCTGCGTTCCAGCAACATAAGTGTACTGGATGCCAAGACGTTCTACAT ACCCAACCTGCACTACGATGGAGCTGGACCTGATGCCTATTTCTGGGTGGGCAATGGCAGCGAACCGAACATTATGGGCATTAAA GTTCCCAATGAGAGTGGTTCCTTGGAACCTTTGCGCGGCTATCAGGGAGAAGATATCGAGATCCAATTGCCTGGAAGCCTGACCGTCTACGACATCGACTGGCTGGCCGTGTGGTGTGTGGAGTACCGGCACAACTTTGGACATGTCTACATTCCCAGGGATCTGGACGTACCGCCAGCCTTGGGCCAGACCAAGATAACG CCTTCATGGTGGTATTCACCC ACCACCACGACTCCTCGACCAGTGTACAGCAATTGTCGCGAGATCCTGCCGAACAAGCTGCAGGTAAAGTGGGAGCTCCAGGGCGAATATCTGCAGATTGAACTCTTCGGACGCATCAACGAGGATCAGTACATGGCCTTTGGACTCTCCGGGGCGAATGGCCGACCCCAGATGTCCCAATCCGATGTGGTGGTGGCCTTCTACGACACGGTTGCCCGTGTGTTCCGAGCGGAGGACTACTTCATCTCAGATCTGTCCCAGTGCGATGGTCAGCGGGGTGCTTGTCCGGATGAAAGGATCGGAGGTCGCAACGATGTGGTTGTGt TGAGCGGAGATAGAAAGAATGGGGTCACCAGCATCCGCTATAAGCGTCTCCTGCAGCCCAATGAAGCCATATATGATGCTCCCATCCCCATCGACCGTGAGGTTTCGGTGATAGCCGCCATTGGTCCACTCAATGCCCGAAAGGAGGCCAATGCCCACTCGCACACCGCCAGTGATCACAACCAGGACGATATTCGCATCAACTTCTCGGCGAGG AACGATCACGCCTGCAAGAGTTCACTGTACGATGTGAAGGACGAGAGCGGACCCAAGCCATGGCCCACGCGCAAAATCGAAGGTGTCAGGAAGTTCCGTGCCAGCATTGGACCCACGGGCGGCAAGCGGGGATATACCGCCATTACGAAGGTGCCCTCGTGGGGCATTGCCTGGTATGTGAACGATCTGCTGATCCCTGAGATTACTGTGGAGCGTGGCCAGACCTACGAGTTCATCATCGAGGGCGGCAATGATTCGGGTCAGCCAGCGAG atatcaTCCGTTCTACATCACGGACTCTCCCGAGGGTGGACTGGGCCAGAAGGTGGGTCTAGAAGCTCGAAAACAAAAAGCCTATGCTGGAGTAGAATACGATGATGATGGCAATGCTGTTCCAACAGGAG CCGGTCGATATTGCGAATGGGAGCACCAGACGATTGATAGATCAGCGGAAATCGAAACTTTCGAGGAATACATGAAAACACTGGTCTTTAAGTGTGAGGATGGCGAGCCAGGTTATCTGAACTGGACAGTTCCCATGAATGCTCCCGATGAGCTTTACTATCAG TGCTTTACACACAATAATCTTGGCTGGAAAATAAACGTCGTTGACATGGGCGCCTCCAGGGGATCGATAGCCAGCAGTCATCAACTAATCTTATACGGAATTTCCACAGTTTTTAGCCTGGTAGCGACAAGCCTACTTTTTAGTGGCCACGTACTTGCCTGA